A genomic window from Candidatus Poribacteria bacterium includes:
- the floA gene encoding flotillin-like protein FloA (flotillin-like protein involved in membrane lipid rafts), whose product MVDLFTGGIALVVLIFVIVFFWFVPIGLWIAAVAAGVPLRIFDLIGMRLRRVNPNVIVKGLISAHKAGLKVVTAELEAHYLAGGNVLNVVSALIAADKARIALNFQRSAAIDLAGRDVFEAVQVSVNPRVITTPKISALALDGVELIATVRITVRTNINRLVGGAGEETIIARVGEGIISAIGASETYEDVLENPDIISKTVLDRGLDAGTAFEILSIDIADVNVGKNIGAELQAEQAEADLVVAQAKAEERRAMAVARKQEMTAGVQEMRAKVVEAEAQVPRSLANAFREGNLNVNTEES is encoded by the coding sequence ATGGTGGATCTATTTACAGGGGGAATTGCCCTTGTTGTCCTAATTTTTGTTATCGTGTTCTTTTGGTTCGTCCCCATTGGATTGTGGATTGCCGCTGTTGCAGCGGGTGTCCCGCTCCGAATTTTTGACTTGATCGGGATGCGCCTCAGACGCGTGAACCCCAATGTTATTGTGAAGGGATTAATCAGTGCACACAAGGCTGGATTGAAAGTCGTGACGGCTGAATTAGAGGCGCATTACCTTGCGGGCGGTAACGTCCTCAATGTTGTCAGTGCGCTCATCGCCGCAGATAAAGCGAGAATTGCGTTAAATTTTCAACGCTCGGCTGCTATAGACTTGGCTGGACGGGATGTCTTTGAGGCAGTTCAGGTCAGCGTCAATCCACGCGTGATCACGACTCCGAAAATCAGTGCGCTCGCTTTAGATGGCGTTGAATTGATAGCCACCGTGCGTATTACAGTGCGCACGAACATCAATCGGCTGGTTGGCGGTGCGGGTGAAGAAACGATTATCGCGCGTGTCGGTGAAGGGATTATCAGCGCAATCGGTGCCTCTGAAACTTATGAAGATGTGCTTGAAAACCCAGACATTATCTCGAAAACGGTGCTTGACCGTGGCCTCGATGCTGGGACCGCTTTTGAAATCCTTTCCATTGATATCGCTGACGTCAACGTTGGCAAAAATATCGGTGCGGAACTCCAAGCCGAGCAAGCCGAGGCAGACTTGGTCGTCGCACAAGCAAAGGCAGAAGAGCGGCGTGCTATGGCAGTCGCTCGGAAGCAAGAGATGACCGCAGGTGTCCAAGAGATGCGTGCGAAAGTTGTTGAAGCGGAAGCGCAAGTCCCGCGTTCCTTGGCAAATGCGTTCCGTGAAGGAAACTTGAACGTTAATACGGAGGAATCGTAA
- the floA gene encoding flotillin-like protein FloA (flotillin-like protein involved in membrane lipid rafts) → MAPTMVAIIAVLLILFIIIISWLVPIGLWITAIAAGVKVGIFDLVAMRLRRVPPAAIVEPQINATKAGLNLSLDDLEAHFLAGGRVASVVSALIAADKANIDLGFAQAAAIDLAGRDVLQAVQVSVTPEIIDIPSRDDPSIGITAVARDGIQLIVKARVTVRADIDRLVGGATEDTIRARVGEGIITTIGSSGSHKQVLENPVLISETVLAKGLAAGTAFEILSIDIADINVGENVGAKLQTDQAQAELKIARAKAEELRARAQAEEEENKALVEEMTVKLIEAEAEVPLAISDTFDSQRMSVMTYYELRNILADTEMRQSIASPGGTQEIDTTRSAHSLGFS, encoded by the coding sequence ATGGCACCAACAATGGTAGCAATTATTGCTGTCCTGCTTATCCTGTTTATCATTATTATTAGTTGGCTGGTTCCGATCGGTCTTTGGATTACTGCCATTGCCGCCGGTGTGAAGGTTGGGATTTTTGATCTCGTTGCGATGCGTTTACGGCGTGTCCCCCCCGCGGCGATTGTAGAACCTCAGATCAACGCAACGAAAGCAGGCTTAAATCTATCGCTGGACGATCTGGAAGCCCATTTCCTTGCTGGCGGGCGCGTTGCGAGTGTCGTATCGGCACTGATTGCCGCGGATAAAGCCAACATAGATCTCGGTTTCGCGCAGGCTGCCGCAATTGATCTTGCGGGTCGAGATGTCTTGCAAGCCGTTCAAGTTAGCGTTACGCCTGAGATTATAGACATTCCCAGTAGAGATGATCCGAGTATCGGTATTACGGCTGTCGCCCGTGACGGTATCCAGTTAATCGTGAAAGCGCGTGTTACGGTGAGAGCCGATATTGACCGACTCGTCGGGGGTGCGACTGAAGATACAATCCGTGCGAGGGTTGGCGAAGGGATTATCACGACGATCGGTTCATCAGGGAGCCACAAGCAAGTCTTGGAAAACCCGGTGCTCATCTCAGAGACGGTGCTCGCAAAGGGCTTAGCTGCGGGAACTGCTTTTGAAATTTTGTCTATCGACATCGCCGATATAAATGTCGGTGAGAATGTCGGCGCGAAATTACAGACCGACCAGGCACAGGCTGAACTCAAGATCGCACGTGCGAAAGCCGAAGAACTTCGCGCACGCGCACAAGCGGAAGAGGAAGAGAATAAAGCGTTGGTCGAAGAGATGACCGTCAAGCTGATTGAGGCAGAAGCGGAGGTACCACTTGCCATCTCGGACACCTTTGATTCCCAGCGGATGAGCGTGATGACGTATTATGAACTCCGTAATATCCTTGCGGATACAGAGATGCGTCAATCCATCGCTTCACCCGGTGGCACGCAAGAGATAGACACAACGCGGTCTGCACACTCACTCGGATTTTCGTAA